In the genome of Coraliomargarita algicola, one region contains:
- a CDS encoding sensor histidine kinase: protein MIRLLACLALGLSATALGATFDGQSTRDLEARQLAIQQELNSLARASLRGGVGSIGYRTKPVDDATLGYWIEINLERTYPIDEVVLVPVLWRDMEEGFRADAFPVAFQIIAGTDEDREGHVIAEYIRDENVGLGISPLILTVPETQASWIRLEVTQLSKRQHDDAYVFQLAEVFVFSGNKNVALRCPVETPSRRAPFEPSGAWDASFLVDGATPYLMNSARGDSSHGYIGGFGKDPTLLIDLGEIYSLSEIHLHAVEQSDTVPQAFAGDLGIPKHFRIEVSLTPEFTDPVVLLDYQMENVAGLGPIMMWNIPETCGRYVRVVTIEKSETVGVPNRLSRTGFAEIELLSNGVNVAEGKPAWTVPEKSGVRPPQTLTDGMNLFGEILPMRRWMHELAQRHQLNLELQDLMTELNFRHQRQERMVRWMARGLVALVFVVIFVVLYNRMLRIRHEARVRERIAANLHDELGANLHAIGLWSDIAQQSVDSPDSLQESLQRIRGLTERTGASARFCSNMLEAKGVCEDLVDDMKREASRLLADIQYEIHFDGEVAINALKRRVRIDIYLFFKEALTNIIRHGEASSAQISLSVKNHKVELVITDDGCGVTGGLPKSLQRRAKLMRAKAGVEHPEQGGTRVWLKLKAR from the coding sequence ATGATACGATTACTGGCATGCCTTGCTTTGGGCCTGAGTGCGACTGCACTGGGAGCGACTTTTGATGGGCAGTCTACTCGCGATCTTGAAGCAAGACAGCTGGCGATACAGCAGGAGTTAAATTCTTTGGCCCGTGCCAGTTTGCGCGGCGGTGTCGGTTCGATCGGTTATCGGACCAAACCGGTGGATGATGCGACGCTGGGCTATTGGATTGAAATTAATCTGGAGAGGACGTACCCCATCGATGAAGTCGTCTTGGTGCCCGTTCTCTGGCGTGATATGGAGGAAGGCTTTCGTGCTGATGCCTTCCCGGTGGCGTTTCAGATCATAGCCGGCACAGATGAGGATCGCGAAGGGCATGTGATTGCTGAATATATCCGCGATGAGAACGTGGGCTTGGGCATCTCGCCCTTGATATTGACGGTGCCGGAAACACAGGCGTCGTGGATACGCTTGGAGGTCACGCAATTATCGAAACGACAGCATGACGATGCTTATGTTTTTCAGCTGGCTGAAGTTTTTGTGTTCAGTGGCAACAAGAATGTCGCCTTGCGCTGTCCGGTCGAGACTCCGTCACGTCGTGCGCCCTTTGAGCCTTCGGGGGCTTGGGATGCCAGCTTCCTAGTCGATGGAGCGACACCTTATTTGATGAATTCTGCTCGTGGTGATTCCAGCCATGGATATATCGGTGGCTTTGGTAAAGATCCGACCTTGCTGATTGATTTGGGAGAGATCTATAGCCTTTCGGAAATTCATCTACATGCGGTTGAACAAAGTGATACGGTGCCACAAGCCTTTGCCGGGGATCTTGGAATTCCCAAGCATTTTAGAATCGAAGTATCCTTGACGCCTGAATTTACGGATCCGGTGGTCCTATTGGATTATCAAATGGAGAATGTTGCCGGATTGGGGCCGATCATGATGTGGAATATCCCAGAGACGTGTGGTCGATATGTCAGAGTTGTCACGATTGAAAAAAGTGAAACCGTGGGGGTGCCGAATCGACTCTCGCGTACAGGGTTCGCGGAAATCGAATTATTATCGAATGGCGTGAATGTCGCTGAGGGAAAGCCAGCCTGGACGGTACCTGAAAAAAGTGGCGTGCGCCCTCCGCAAACGCTCACTGATGGAATGAATTTGTTTGGCGAGATTCTACCGATGCGAAGGTGGATGCACGAGCTGGCCCAGCGGCATCAATTGAACCTGGAGTTGCAAGATTTGATGACAGAACTCAACTTTCGGCATCAGCGGCAGGAGAGAATGGTGCGCTGGATGGCACGCGGCTTGGTCGCTTTGGTATTTGTCGTGATCTTTGTTGTTTTATATAATCGTATGCTGCGCATACGTCATGAGGCGAGAGTGCGTGAGCGCATTGCCGCCAATTTGCACGATGAACTCGGTGCTAATTTACATGCGATCGGTTTGTGGAGTGATATCGCCCAGCAGTCGGTGGACTCGCCTGATTCGTTGCAAGAAAGTTTACAGCGGATACGTGGCTTGACTGAGCGCACCGGGGCTTCCGCTCGTTTTTGTTCCAATATGCTGGAAGCCAAGGGAGTCTGCGAAGATCTGGTCGATGACATGAAGCGAGAGGCATCTCGCTTGTTGGCGGATATACAGTATGAGATCCATTTTGATGGGGAGGTCGCGATCAATGCACTTAAACGTAGAGTGCGCATTGATATCTATCTGTTTTTTAAAGAGGCGCTGACTAATATTATTCGTCATGGGGAAGCGTCCTCTGCGCAGATCTCTTTATCTGTTAAAAATCATAAAGTGGAGCTGGTGATTACTGATGATGGTTGCGGAGTGACTGGTGGACTGCCTAAATCATTGCAACGACGCGCGAAACTCATGCGTGCAAAAGCCGGCGTGGAGCATCCTGAGCAGGGAGGTACGCGTGTCTGGCTAAAACTTAAAGCGCGCTGA
- a CDS encoding alpha-L-fucosidase, translating to MKRIILPIFALAVGSQFLSAKVPAQEASPNQPQKKDVSFEYRFADELQQTPDSIARQEQWFRDAKFGAFIHFGVYSALAGEYNGVVPGFRYSEWIQVSAKMSADEYHEVAKTFNPVDFDADAWAKTFKDSGIQYVVITSKHHDGFALFDSIVSDYNVVDYTPFKRDIIKVLSEACHRQGLKFGVYYSHAQDWDEPDAPYLNTRTKRSILHPELPEDFEPDFDRYIMSKSLPQVEELMKNYEIDLIWFDTPVEMTFERAKLFSDVVRKYRPNCLINSRIIHRGKGKILQENLELFDYVSIGDKEVPTKKLPLYVESPDSVSTSFGYKAKGNHHYHTEVEMIHRLVHTVCAGGNSLLNNGPMGNGQLDPEAVRLYGVIGDWLKVNGESIYRTRRNPLPERPEWGDISVSKDGQTLYLHVLEWPEAGSIELEDLPAAVTAASFLANGEAVEYTQTGAQLELMLPKAALNPYDTVIQLSLNTAL from the coding sequence ATGAAACGTATAATACTCCCGATCTTTGCCCTCGCTGTGGGCTCACAATTCCTCTCTGCCAAAGTGCCGGCGCAAGAAGCCTCGCCGAATCAGCCGCAGAAAAAGGATGTCAGTTTCGAATACCGTTTTGCGGATGAATTGCAGCAAACGCCCGATTCGATTGCGCGTCAGGAACAGTGGTTCCGCGATGCTAAGTTCGGGGCATTCATTCACTTCGGAGTCTACTCGGCCCTCGCGGGCGAATACAACGGCGTGGTTCCCGGATTTCGCTATTCCGAGTGGATTCAGGTTTCGGCCAAAATGTCCGCTGACGAATATCACGAAGTGGCCAAGACCTTTAACCCCGTCGACTTTGACGCCGATGCCTGGGCCAAAACGTTTAAGGATTCCGGCATTCAGTATGTGGTGATCACCTCGAAGCATCACGACGGCTTCGCTCTGTTTGACTCCATTGTGAGCGATTACAACGTGGTCGATTACACGCCCTTCAAGCGCGACATTATTAAGGTATTGAGTGAAGCCTGTCACCGTCAGGGGCTGAAGTTTGGGGTGTATTATTCACATGCGCAGGATTGGGATGAGCCGGATGCGCCTTATTTGAATACACGCACCAAGCGCAGCATTTTACATCCGGAACTGCCGGAAGATTTCGAGCCTGACTTCGATCGTTACATTATGAGCAAGAGCTTGCCGCAGGTCGAGGAGTTGATGAAAAACTACGAGATCGACCTGATCTGGTTCGACACCCCCGTCGAGATGACTTTTGAGCGCGCGAAACTATTCAGCGACGTGGTGCGCAAGTATCGCCCCAACTGCTTGATCAACTCGCGCATCATTCATCGTGGCAAAGGTAAGATTCTGCAGGAAAACCTGGAGCTCTTCGATTATGTTTCGATTGGTGATAAAGAAGTGCCCACCAAGAAGCTGCCGCTCTACGTCGAGTCGCCGGACAGTGTGAGCACATCCTTCGGTTATAAGGCCAAGGGCAATCATCACTACCACACGGAAGTCGAAATGATTCATCGCCTCGTGCATACCGTCTGCGCCGGCGGGAATTCGCTACTCAACAACGGACCCATGGGCAATGGTCAACTCGATCCAGAAGCGGTGCGTCTCTATGGGGTGATTGGCGATTGGCTCAAAGTGAACGGCGAATCGATCTACCGCACCCGCCGCAACCCCTTGCCGGAGCGTCCGGAGTGGGGCGACATTTCCGTGAGCAAGGATGGGCAGACACTTTATCTACACGTGCTGGAATGGCCTGAAGCCGGAAGCATCGAATTGGAAGACCTGCCCGCAGCAGTCACGGCAGCCTCGTTTCTGGCCAACGGTGAAGCAGTCGAATACACGCAGACGGGAGCGCAGTTAGAACTTATGTTGCCTAAAGCTGCATTGAATCCCTACGATACTGTGATCCAGTTGTCTTTGAACACTGCTTTGTAA
- a CDS encoding right-handed parallel beta-helix repeat-containing protein yields MKHLKYLICIALLLFARLEAGTSADFYVSNAGSDRWSGRLAQPNADGTDGPFASLSQAKQAVRALKQSEPAQDILVSIRGGWYALSETLVFGLEDSGDADTRITYAAYPGEEPVFSSGKVVEDWKKVTATIPGLPEAAVGNVWVAEVSGSFRTLYDVEGMLPRAQSEGFIPRVGGSRNRVVLPAADFKNWSNYKDAEIVVRPHHAWIMNILPVASIDEATQSVHTSVDATYLMNPLKFLQSEKIESCWVENVFEALDQPGEWVLDTEAGKVYVWRRNDSAVVAPQLTELIRVEGQVDKDGPQDLPVRNLRFVGLTFKHGERYQIDENDAGLQHDWDFLDKANALVRFRGTEDCAIEQCHFLHSGSGAIRVDLHGQNNRIVGNHIEQMGGSGVLLAGYGPGTKDVNRNNLVFNNHIHHVGQIYWHSPGIFIWQSGENRVAHNLVHHTPYTAIILSGCMTEFFGKGGRELTRTIRWHEIGGSSKSFKQASLEDVRPFLHSHDNQIERNEIHHAMERMGDGNAIYIRGAGAGNVIRENYIHHLVTPMIMQCAIRTDGGQMDTLITGNLIYKCTSQGIMLKLNNRCENNIIADVIAPPRGYYLSVREGPMTGASIQRNIFYSSGEDTVFIHELGPKNEGASEDRRGRELARSKDAETDYNIYYNAADPSHGRDFLKQQQQDGVDTHSLAVDPLFVNPAEGDFRLRPDSPAIPMGIPSFDTSKVGLIPN; encoded by the coding sequence ATGAAACACCTGAAATATCTCATATGTATCGCATTGTTGCTGTTCGCTCGCTTAGAGGCGGGAACGAGCGCTGATTTTTATGTGTCCAATGCGGGCTCGGACCGGTGGTCGGGGCGCTTGGCCCAGCCGAATGCCGACGGCACCGATGGCCCCTTTGCCAGCTTGTCTCAAGCGAAGCAGGCCGTCCGCGCACTGAAGCAGAGCGAGCCCGCTCAGGACATCCTGGTTTCGATTCGTGGCGGCTGGTATGCTCTGAGTGAGACGCTGGTTTTCGGATTGGAGGATTCGGGCGATGCGGACACGCGCATCACCTATGCCGCCTACCCGGGGGAGGAGCCTGTGTTTAGCTCGGGCAAGGTAGTCGAGGACTGGAAAAAAGTCACCGCTACGATACCCGGCCTGCCGGAGGCAGCCGTGGGAAATGTATGGGTGGCGGAGGTGTCCGGAAGCTTTCGGACGCTCTACGATGTGGAGGGGATGCTTCCTCGTGCGCAATCGGAGGGCTTTATCCCCCGCGTAGGAGGCTCCCGTAATCGAGTGGTTTTGCCCGCCGCGGACTTTAAAAACTGGTCGAATTATAAAGACGCAGAGATCGTGGTTCGTCCGCATCATGCATGGATCATGAATATTCTGCCGGTCGCATCGATCGATGAAGCCACACAGAGTGTGCACACCTCTGTGGATGCGACCTATTTGATGAATCCCTTGAAGTTTCTGCAGTCGGAAAAGATCGAATCTTGCTGGGTGGAGAATGTGTTCGAGGCTCTCGACCAGCCGGGGGAGTGGGTTTTGGATACCGAAGCCGGTAAAGTGTATGTATGGCGGCGCAATGATTCTGCCGTCGTCGCGCCGCAGTTGACGGAATTGATCCGCGTGGAGGGGCAGGTGGACAAGGATGGCCCGCAAGACCTGCCCGTTCGTAATCTCCGTTTCGTCGGACTGACCTTTAAGCACGGTGAACGGTATCAAATCGACGAGAATGATGCGGGCTTGCAGCATGACTGGGATTTTTTGGATAAGGCCAACGCACTGGTGCGCTTTCGCGGAACCGAGGATTGTGCGATTGAGCAGTGCCACTTCCTACACAGTGGCAGCGGTGCGATCCGTGTCGATTTACACGGGCAGAATAACCGGATCGTGGGGAATCATATCGAGCAGATGGGTGGCTCCGGAGTGCTACTGGCGGGCTACGGGCCAGGCACGAAGGACGTGAACCGAAACAATCTAGTTTTTAATAATCACATTCACCATGTCGGGCAGATCTACTGGCACTCGCCCGGTATCTTCATTTGGCAAAGTGGTGAGAACCGCGTGGCCCACAATTTGGTGCATCACACGCCCTATACCGCGATCATTCTTTCGGGCTGCATGACGGAGTTTTTCGGCAAGGGCGGGCGCGAGTTGACCCGCACGATTCGCTGGCATGAGATTGGCGGCAGTTCGAAATCTTTCAAGCAGGCCAGCTTGGAGGACGTGCGCCCGTTTCTGCATTCGCATGATAACCAGATCGAACGTAATGAGATACATCATGCCATGGAGCGAATGGGCGACGGCAATGCGATCTACATTCGGGGCGCCGGCGCGGGCAATGTGATTCGTGAAAATTACATCCATCACCTGGTGACGCCAATGATCATGCAGTGCGCCATCCGCACCGACGGGGGGCAGATGGATACCTTGATCACGGGGAACCTGATATATAAATGCACTTCGCAAGGCATTATGCTGAAACTGAATAACCGCTGCGAAAACAATATCATCGCCGATGTGATTGCACCGCCGCGCGGTTACTACCTCTCCGTTCGCGAAGGCCCGATGACAGGGGCCAGCATTCAGCGAAATATCTTTTATTCCTCTGGGGAGGACACAGTCTTTATTCACGAGCTCGGCCCGAAGAATGAAGGCGCTAGCGAAGACCGGCGCGGGCGGGAACTGGCGCGTTCGAAGGATGCCGAGACCGATTATAACATTTACTACAACGCGGCAGATCCGAGCCATGGCCGGGATTTTCTGAAGCAGCAACAGCAGGACGGCGTCGATACGCATAGCCTCGCGGTTGACCCGCTCTTCGTGAACCCTGCTGAGGGGGATTTCCGCCTGCGTCCGGATTCGCCGGCCATCCCAATGGGGATCCCTTCTTTTGATACATCAAAGGTCGGGCTCATTCCGAATTAA
- a CDS encoding arylsulfatase, with the protein MKLKHTLRASLLLLACAWPVCSQAADKPNVIIVITDDQGYGDLGFTGNPAVKTPHIDQLRSEGTLLNDFHVDPTCAPTRSALMTGRYSARVGVWHTVQGRNMLRRREVTMADIFADNGYATGLFGKWHLGDVYPYRPEDRGFQQAVYHQAGGVGQAPDYWGNDYFDDTYIVNGKPQRFEGFCTDVWFGEGMKFIQANKDKPFFAYISTNAPHKPLYAPLEYSEPYEGDPRVPHPELYGMITNIDDNLAKLMQMLEDEGLAENTILVFMTDNGTAAGLDGGRGYDGGMRGEKNSEYDGGHRVPFILRWPAGGIEAGKSVERLTAHLDILPTFIDLIGLDAPAIDFDGTSLRELLYGDDSDWPERALVVESQRVVDPIKWRKSAVMTDEWRLVNGTELYQIEADPKQQNDVSADYPEVFKRMRAEYDHFWDDVSREHDLTSYMVIGADEAPIVTLSSHDWLLDQLPPWNQTHIIRGDVAVESFWAIEVEQTGEYEISLRRWPVEADKGINDGSYGKAYNYQKARLRIGDIDVTKDIPAGAKEVSFKVHLEQGVTKLAPVFIGPDMSATPYYAYVTHQPKSGWQTPAGMGIPVYDPSYGRVPPQEVIKDIKP; encoded by the coding sequence ATGAAATTGAAACATACCCTCCGTGCTTCATTGCTCTTACTCGCCTGCGCCTGGCCCGTGTGCTCGCAGGCCGCAGACAAGCCCAATGTGATTATCGTCATTACCGATGATCAAGGTTATGGCGATTTGGGCTTTACCGGAAACCCGGCCGTAAAGACGCCGCACATCGACCAGCTGCGTAGTGAGGGCACACTGCTGAACGATTTTCACGTCGACCCAACCTGTGCGCCAACGCGTTCTGCTTTGATGACGGGGCGCTATTCCGCGCGAGTCGGGGTCTGGCACACGGTGCAGGGGCGCAACATGCTGCGCCGCCGCGAAGTGACGATGGCCGACATCTTTGCCGACAACGGCTATGCGACTGGGCTCTTTGGTAAATGGCACCTCGGCGATGTCTATCCCTACCGTCCGGAAGATCGCGGCTTTCAGCAGGCGGTTTACCACCAAGCCGGTGGCGTGGGGCAGGCGCCTGATTACTGGGGCAACGACTACTTCGACGATACCTATATCGTTAATGGAAAACCGCAGCGCTTCGAAGGCTTTTGCACCGATGTGTGGTTTGGCGAAGGGATGAAGTTTATCCAAGCCAACAAAGATAAGCCCTTCTTCGCCTATATTTCGACCAACGCCCCCCACAAGCCTTTGTATGCGCCACTTGAATACAGCGAGCCCTACGAGGGCGATCCCCGTGTGCCGCATCCAGAACTCTATGGGATGATTACCAACATCGACGACAACCTAGCCAAGCTAATGCAGATGCTCGAAGACGAAGGTTTGGCGGAAAACACGATTCTCGTATTTATGACCGATAATGGCACCGCCGCCGGTCTGGATGGCGGTCGCGGCTACGACGGCGGGATGCGCGGTGAGAAAAACTCGGAATACGACGGCGGACACCGCGTGCCTTTCATTCTACGTTGGCCAGCCGGGGGGATCGAGGCGGGCAAGTCAGTCGAGCGGCTGACCGCACACCTGGACATCTTGCCGACCTTTATCGATCTGATCGGTTTGGACGCGCCCGCCATCGACTTCGACGGCACCAGCTTGCGCGAGCTGCTCTATGGCGATGATTCGGACTGGCCGGAGCGTGCGCTGGTCGTGGAATCGCAACGGGTGGTTGATCCGATTAAATGGCGCAAGAGTGCGGTAATGACCGACGAGTGGCGCCTGGTCAATGGCACCGAGTTGTATCAGATCGAAGCCGACCCGAAGCAGCAGAACGATGTATCCGCTGACTATCCGGAGGTCTTCAAGCGCATGCGGGCGGAATACGATCACTTTTGGGACGACGTTTCCCGCGAGCACGATTTGACCAGCTATATGGTGATCGGCGCCGACGAAGCCCCCATCGTTACGCTCTCTTCGCACGACTGGCTGCTCGATCAATTGCCGCCCTGGAATCAAACACATATCATCCGCGGTGACGTGGCTGTGGAGTCCTTTTGGGCGATTGAGGTGGAGCAAACAGGCGAATATGAGATTTCGCTGCGCCGCTGGCCGGTCGAAGCCGATAAGGGCATCAATGACGGCAGCTACGGTAAGGCTTACAACTATCAAAAAGCCCGGTTACGTATCGGAGATATTGATGTAACGAAAGACATACCCGCCGGCGCGAAGGAAGTGAGCTTTAAGGTTCATTTGGAGCAGGGCGTCACAAAACTGGCTCCCGTATTCATCGGCCCGGATATGTCGGCGACACCGTATTATGCTTATGTGACGCACCAGCCCAAGTCAGGCTGGCAGACTCCGGCTGGCATGGGCATCCCCGTCTATGATCCGTCCTATGGGCGCGTGCCGCCGCAAGAAGTCATTAAAGACATCAAACCTTAA